The proteins below are encoded in one region of Cyclopterus lumpus isolate fCycLum1 chromosome 8, fCycLum1.pri, whole genome shotgun sequence:
- the pvalb6 gene encoding parvalbumin 6, which yields MAMSSILNADDIKKALDAFAAGSFDHNKFFEMVGLKAKSFDEVKKVFLVLDADNSGFIEEEELKFVLKGFAKDGRDLTDKETKEFLRAADKDGDGKIGVDEFAALVKE from the exons ATGGCAATGAGCAGCATTCTCAACGCTGATGACATCAAGAAAGCTCTCGATGCATTTGCAG CTGGCTCTTTTGACCATAATAAGTTTTTCGAGATGGTGGGTCTGAAGGCCAAGTCTTTTGACGAAGTGAAGAAGGTCTTCCTGGTGCTGGATGCCGACAACAGCGGCTtcatagaggaggaggagctcaa ATTCGTCCTGAAGGGCTTCGCCAAAGATGGCCGGGACCTGACAGACAAGGAAACCAAAGAATTTCTAAGAGCAGCCGACAAGGATGGTGACGGCAAGATTGGAGTCGATG AGTTTGCTGCCCTGGTGAAAGAATAG